The DNA sequence GTTACTAGGCATCATGCAAAAGCGGCAAGAGCGGGTAGAAAGTGAATTAGCGACGGCAGAAAAGAACCGTCAAGAATCTGAGACGCTCCTCGCCAAGCAACGGGAAGAGCTCGAAAACGTACGGCACGAGGCACAAGGCATCGTCGAACGTGCGACGAAGACGGCCGATACGCAGGCGCGAGAATTGTTGCAGGCGGCGCGCCAAGAAGCTGACCGCTTGAAAACAGAGGCTCAAAACGACATTCAGCGGGAAAAAGAGCGCGCCATTTCCGAGTTGCGCGATCAAGTCGGTACGCTGTCCGTTTTGCTAGCCTCGAAGATTATAGAAAAAGAATTGGACGACGCAGCGCAAAAGGCGTTAGTTGACGACTACATTAAAGAAGTGAGCGATCGCTTATGAGAGCAGTTGCCAAACGGTACGCCGCAGCGTTGTACGCACTCGCAGAGGAACAAGGTGTAGTAGACGCTGTGCAAAAGGAATTAGAAGTCGTCAGTGACACGTTAGAGCGTCATTCGTCGTATGCGTACTTGCTCAACCACCCGCACATTTCCGTACAGGAAAAGAAGGATATGCTGCTAAGCGTGTTTAGCGAAATGTTGTCGGACATTAGCCGTCATTTTTTACAATTGCTCGTCGATAAAGGCCGTCAAGAGATCATCGCGGACGTCGCGACTGAGTTTGCTGCGATTGCGAACGAGGCGCGCGGCGTATTCGTCGGGGAAGCGGTCTCCGCTGTGGCTCTTTCCGACACTGAGCGGAGCCAGTTGGAAGCAGCTTTTGCGGCGAAGGTGGGCAAGCGAGTCGAACTGCGCAACGTCGTCGAACCGACCCTTAAGGGCGGTGTTCTCCTACGTCTCGGGGACAAAGTTTACGACGGTAGCGTAGCCGGTAAGCTAACCCGGTTCAAAAAACAGTTGAGAGACGTACAAGTACAGTGAGACTGGGGTGAGTAGTGGGAATGGGAATGAGCATTCGACCAGAAGAAATTAGCTCGTTAATTAAACAGCAAATCGCTAACTACGAGTCGATGATCGAAGTGACGGAGGTAGGCTCGGTCATTCACGTCGGCGACGGGATTGCCCGAGTTCACGGGCTGGCAAACGTCATGGCTGGCGAGCTGTTAGAGTTTCCAGGCGGCATTATGGGCATGGCCCAAAACTTAGAAGAAGACAACGTCGGGGCGATTATTCTCGGCCCGTATGACAATATTCGCGAAGGTGACGAAGTGAAGCGCACCGGACGCATTATGGAAGTACCGGTGGGCGAAGCGCTGTTAGGGCGTGTCGTCAACCCCCTCGGACAACCGCTCGACGGCCGCGGGCCGATCGAAGCGAGTGAGTATCGCCCGGTTGAATCGTCGGCACCCGGGGTGATCGATCGGAAGTCGGTGCACGAACCGATGCAGACCGGTATTAAAGCGATTGACGCGTTAGTGCCGATCGGCCGCGGACAACGGGAATTGATCATCGGCGACCGGCAGACTGGTAAAACGACGATTGCCGTCGATACGATCCTTAACCAAAAAGGGCAGGACGTCATCTGCGTGTACGTCGCGATCGGCCAGAAACAGTCGACGGTCGCTGGTGTCGTAGAAAAACTGCGCCGCCACGGAGCCCTCGATTACACGATCGTCGTCTCCGCGACGGCATCTGATCCGGCGCCGTTGTTGTACCTTGCGCCTTACGCCGGGTGTGCAATGGGCGAGTACTTTATGTACAACGGTAAACACGTATTGTGCGTGTACGACGACTTGAGTAAACAAGCGGCTGCTTACCGGGAATTGTCCTTGCTGTTGCGCCGTCCGCCAGGACGCGAAGCGTATCCGGGTGACGTGTTCTACTTGCACTCACGCCTACTCGAGCGCGCGGCGAAGTTAAGTGATGAAAAGGGCGGCGGTTCGCTGACGGCATTGCCGTTTATCGAAACGCAAGCAGGTGACATTTCGGCGTATATTCCGACGAACGTCATTTCGATTACGGACGGGCAAATATTCCTCGAGTCCGACCTGTTTTACTCGGGACAACGTCCAGCTGTTAACGCCGGCTTGTCCGTGTCGCGGGTCGGTGGCGACGCACAGACGAAGGCGATGAAGAAAGTCGCTGGGCCGCTCAAACTCGAGTTGGCGCAATACCGGGAATTAAAGGCGTTCGCCCAGTTCGGTTCGGACTTGGACAAGGCGACGCAAGCGCGCCTAAACCGCGGGGAGCGCGTCGAAGAAATTTTGAAGCAAGGGGAAAACGAGCCGTTAACAGTGGGGCGGCAAGTCGTCTCACTCTATCTTGCGGTAAACGGTCACTTGGACGACATTCCGGTGGAAGACGTCGGGCGGTTCGAGAAAGAATGGCTAACCTTCTTAGACCAAGAAAACCCGGAAATTGTCAAGGCGATCGAGGCGAGTGGCAAGCTCGAAGACGAAGTGACAAGCAATCTCGAAAAAGCGATTGCGCTGTTTAAAAAAGGGTTTGCCGTTTCGGCTTCATAATAAATACGCGATGGACGAAAAGCATAAGGTGGTGAAGCCACATGGAGAGCATGCGCGAGATTAAACGTCGCATCGGGAGTATGCAAAATACGCATAAGATCACGAAGGCGATGGAACTCGTTTATGCGGCGAAGTTGCGCCGCGCCCAAGAACAGGCGGTTTCCTCGCGTCCGTATGCCGAAAAAATGCGCGACGTCATCGCGAGTATAACGACGAACACCGATTACTCGCACCCGATGCTCGAAAAGCGCTCGGTGAAGCGGACGGGGTACTTGGTCATCACGTCGGACCGCGGGTTAGCGGGCGGCTACAACGCCAATATTTTGCGGCACGTCGTGCAGCAAATTGAGGAGCGACACGCCTCCTCCGACGAATATGTCCTGTTCGTTATCGGGCGCAAAGGCGTCGACTTTTTCAAGCGGCGCAATTATCCTGTCATCGAAACGCTGATCGGTTTGTCGGATTCACCTGGGTTTAGCGACGTGAAAAGCATCGCCAACCGCGCGGTCAACATGTTCGCCGACGAATCGTTTGATGAACTTTATATACACTATAACGCGTTTCAAAATGCTGTGACGCAAATTCCTACGGAAAAGTTGCTCTTGCCGCTCGCCGATGTGTCGAGCGAGCGCACGGCGGCTAACTACGATTACGAGCCTTCAGAGGCAGAAGTGTTAGCAGCGTTGCTACCGAAGTACGCGGAAACGGTCATTTACAGCGTGTTGCTCGAAGCGAAGGCGAGTGAACACGGGGCACGGATGACGGCGATGGGCAATGCGAGCGAGAATGCGGACGAAATGATTTCGACGCTCACATTGCAGTTCAACCGCGCGCGGCAAGCGGCCATTACGCAAGAAATTGCGGAAATTACCGCGGGAGCTAACGCTTTGTAAGTCACACGCTCGTTACAGTTAGTGTGCAACATTAATATTCATTGAAGCAGGAGGGAAATAAATGAGCGAAGGACGCGTTGTCGAGGTAAAAGGCCCTGTCGTCGACATTGAATTCGCCGGCGGCCAATTACCCGAACTCAACAATGCCGTTCGCATTGTCCACAAAGCGGCCTCCAGCAGTGAACGCGACATCGATTTAACGGTCGAAGTAGCGGTTCACTTAGGAAATAACCGCGTGCGCTGTATCGCGATGGCGTCGACTGACGGCATCGTACGCGGCATGCAAGCTCACGATACGGGAGGGGCGATTTCCGTCCCTGTCGGAGAGGAGACCTTAGGGCGCGTATTTAACGTACTTGGTGACCCGATCGACGAAGCGGGTCCTGTACAAACTGAATCAAGGCACCCGATTCACCGCCTCGCACCGGATTTCGTCGATTTGACGACGGAAGATGAAGTGTTAGAAACAGGGATTAAAGTTGTCGACCTGCTGGCTCCGTACGCGAAGGGCGGAAAAATTGGTCTGTTCGGCGGTGCAGGTGTCGGAAAAACAGTTCTCATTCAAGAGCTCATTAACAATATTGCGCAAGAGCACGGCGGTTTGTCCGTGTTTGCCGGCGTCGGAGAGCGGACGCGGGAAGGAAACGACTTGTATCACGAGATGCGCGATTCCGGCGTCATCGATAAAACGTCGATGGTATTCGGACAGATGAACGAACCGCCGGGTGCGCGGATGCGCGTCGCCTTGACGGCACTGACGATGGCCGAGTACTTCCGCGACGAGCAAAACCAAGACGTGTTGTTGTTTATCGACAACATTTTCCGTTTTACCCAAGCGGGTTCTGAAGTGTCCGCTTTGCTCGGCCGCATGCCGTCAGCTGTCGGTTACCAGCCGACGCTGGCGACGGAAATGGGTCAATTGCAAGAGCGGATTACGTCGACGCGTAAAGGTTCCGTCACGTCGATTCAAGCGATCTACGTGCCGGCGGACGACTATACCGACCCGGCGCCAGCGACGACGTTTGCCCACTTGGATGCGACGACGAACTTGGACCGAAAATTGACCGAGATTGGGATTTATCCTGCGGTCGATCCGCTAGCCTCGACGTCTCGTATTTTGACGCCTGCCGTCGTCGGGGAAGAACATTACCGCGTGGCGCGTGGCGTGCAAGAAATTTTGCAGCGGTATAAAGAATTGCAAGACATTATCGCCATACTCGGGATGGACGAACTGTCGGACGAAGATAAACAAGTCGTTTCCCGCGCCCGCAAGGTGCAGCGCTTCTTGTCGCAGCCGATGCACGTGGCCGAACAGTTTACCGGTCAGCCCGGTAAATACGTGCCCGTGAAAGAGACGGTGCGCAGCTTTAAAGAAGTGCTCGAAGGGAAACACGACGATCTCCCTGAAGATGCGTTTTACATGGTCGGAACGATCGAAGAAGCGCGCGAAAATGCCGAGAGCAATCGGCGTTAACGCTATAAGCGTGGGGAGGGACGCAAACAATGCGAACGATGCAAGTAGATGTCGTCACACCTGATCACAAAGTGTTTAGCGAACAAGCAGAGATGGTCGTAGCGGAAGCGGCGGAGGGGGAGATCGGTATTCTCCCCGGTCACACGCCGTTCGTCTCGACGTTAAAAATTGGCCCCGTGCGCATTAAAATGGCGGAACACGAACAAATTGCCGCCGTCAGCGGCGGGTTCATCGAAGTGCACAACGACCACGTTACTATTTTAGCTGAGACGGCAGAATTGCCCGGCGATATTGATCTAGAACGTGCACGTGCCGCGAAGGAGCGGGCTGAACGGCGCCTTGAGCGCGTGCGAGACGATGAAATCGACTTTCGCCGTGCTGAATTGGCGTTACATCGAGCGATGAATCGCATAAATGTCGCGAATAGGCGATAAGGTAAGTTAACGTAGCGGGAAAAGAGGATGTGTCACGCATCGCTTTTTCCCGCTAGCTTTTTTTGTGTAAAAAAGTGGAAAGGGCCCAGCTGCGGGCTTCTTCTGCCACGTGAAGTTAGACACGATGTTATGCATTTGCTATAATTGTAGCCGTATACAGGAAGGGGAATTTTCGTCATTTTACTATCGTTTAATTCGTGGAAGCGCTTGCGACGCTTCTAGCGAATGACACTACCGTGTACGGGGGTACGCCTATGTATGCAAACAATCACTTTATGATCGCTATCTTCCTGTTGTTAGGACTCGTCCTACCGATCGTCGCGTGGACGCTGAGCCGCATGTTGCGCCCGTCTAACCCGACAGCGGCTAAGCGATTGACGTACGAGAGCGGGGTCGATCCGTTTCAACAAAGTTGGCTGCAATTCAACATCCGTTACTACATGTTTGCCTTGTTATTCATCGTCTTCGATGTGGAAGCGGTCTTCCTCTACCCGTGGGCAGTCGCGTACAACGCTCTTCGCAGCGATATCGGTTTATTCATTTTAATCGAAATGGGTATATTTGTATTCCTGCTCGTCGTCGGGTTAATTTATGCGTGGAAGAAGAAGGTGCTAGAATGGGATTGAATTTGGAAGAGCTTTCAGTGGAAGAAAGCGCATTCGTCAAGCGCAATGTGCTGATGACACGGTTGGAGCAAATTAAGGGGTGGGCACGCAGCAATTCGATGTGGCCGCTACAGTTCGGACTCGCCTGCTGTGCGATTGAAATGATGGCGACGAGCGGGGCGCATTACGACTTCGAACGCTTTGGGGTGTTTTTTCGCGGTTCGCCGCGGCAAGCCGACGTGATGATCGTCGCCGGGACGGTGACGAAAAAAATGGGGCCAGTATTGCGCCGCCTGTACGACCAGATGGCAGAGCCGAAGTGGGTCATCGCGATGGGTTCGTGTGCGACAGCGGGGGGGCCTTACGTCAAATCGTACGCGGTCGTTAAAGGGGTTGACCAAATCGTCCCGGTAGATGTCTACATTCCAGGCTGCCCACCGAATCCAGCGGCACTCATTTACGGGGTGAACAAACTACAAGAAAAAATTCGCTACGAAGCAAAAACTGGGAAGAAGGTGACCAGTGAGTGAGTGGAGAGCGAGAAAAACAGACAGACCGAACGAAAGTAGACGAAGCAGCGACAGGGGCGTCACCATTAGTGAATGACGCGAGTGGCGAGGTGACAAAAAAGAAAACGGTAACAACCGCCGCAGACGATGTCACCAAAGAGGGAAAAAAAGACGGTGCACGGCTGGAAAAAGGCGATGCGCCCCTAGCGAAAAAGGAAAAAAACGTTGGCGCAGCGAAGGCAGTTTCGAAGGAGAACGCCGCTACGGATGAAAGGGCAGTTTCGAAGGCGAACGACACTACGGAAGAAAAGGCAGCCTCGAAGGCGAAAGCAGCTGTGACGGCGAAGGTGGCCGCCAAAAAAAAGCAAGCGGCTAAAGCTAAAGCCCGCCCGCAGCGCAGCGCCAAGGCGAAAAAGGAGGAGCCGCCACCGGAGCCTTCGCCGAAACAGCCACTGTTAGACGATTACTTGCAAAAACTAAAAGCGGAACTTGGCACGGACATTGTGGAAGCAGCGACGATTAACCGCTTAAATGATCATTTGCCGACAATTCGCGTCAAGCGGGAACAGTGGGCCGTAGTAGCGCAATTATTACATACCGATCCGTTCTTCGACTTTGACTATTTGTCGGATTTAACGGCTTACGACGAGCAGGACTACTTGTCGGTTGTCGCCCACCTGCTGTCTTTGTCGCGGAAAGAGAGGCTCGCTGTCCACGTTCATACAGAGCGCGAGGCGGCGTGGGTGCCGTCGGTCACATCTGTCTGGGCTGCTGCAAATTGGAACGAACGGGAAGTGTACGATTTGTTCGGCATCGACTTTCGCGGTCATCCGAACTTGACGCGCATTATGATGCCGGACGATTGGGTGGGGCACCCGTTACGTAAAGACTATGAACCATTAGATGAGGAGGTGTGAGCACCGTGGTCCGAACAGAAGAGATGTTGTTGAACGTCGGCCCGCAACACCCGAGTACCCACGGTGTCTTGCGCATCGTCATTAAAATCGACGGTGAAATCGTGCGCGAAGCAAAGCCCGTGCTCGGTTACTTGCACCGCGGGACGGAAAAGTTAGCGGAAGATTTGACGTACACGCAAATCATTCCGTATACCGACCGGATGGATTACTTGGCGGGGATGACGAACAATTACGCTGTCTGTCATGCCGTCGAGACGTTGATGGGTTTAGAGATTCCTGAGCGCGCCGAATATTTGCGCATCATCGTCATGGAACTAAACCGCATTGCTAGCCACTGCATTTGGTACGGGACGTTCCTGCTCGATTTAGGGGCAACGACGCCGTTCATTTACGCGATGCGCGAACGGGAAACGATTTTGCAATTTTTTAACGAGCTGTGTGGGGCACGCATTACGTTTAACTATATGCGCGTCGGCGGCGTGAAGTGGGATGCACCGCCCGGTTGGATCGAGCGCGTGCGCGACTTTTTGCCGATTATGAAGGAACGCGTGCAAGAATATGAGCAACTCGTCACGGGAAATGAAATATTTCTCAACCGCGTGCGCGGCGTTGGCAAGTATACGCGGGAAGATGCGATCAATTACGCGCTCAGCGGCGCCAATTTGCGTGCGGCTGGCGTGAAATGGGATTTGCGCAAAGACCAGCCATACTCGATTTACGATCGCTTTGAGTTTGACGTCCCGACGGCAGAGGAGGCGGACTGTCTCAGTAAGTACCACTGCCGCATGGAAGAAATGCGCCAGTCGATTCGCATTCTGGAACAGGCGCTCGAACAATTTCCTACTTCCGGACCGGTGATGGCAAAAGTGCCGCGGGTGTTACGCGTGCCGGAAGGAGAGACGTACGTCGGCATCGAATCGCCGCGCGGCGAACTCGGCTGCTACATCGTTAGCAAAGGCAAAGCGAGCCCGTGGCGCATTAAGTGGCGTCGCCCGTCCTTTAGTAATCTACAAATACTTCCTAAGCTGCTGGTCGGCGAAAACGTATCCAACCTCGTGGCTATTCTCGGTTCGATCGATATCGTGTTAGGGGAGGTGGACGGATAAATGAGCGATTTATTGACCCAGCCGCTTTCCCAGGCCAATGTCACGTTAATGGTTTTAGCGGCTACTGCACTACTCTTCATCGTCCTCGGCTTCGTCACGTACGCGATTTTGTTCGAGCGCAAAGTGCTCGGGTGGGCGCAGGCGCGTCGTGGCCCCGTGCGCGTCGGTCCGTGGGGGATGCTCCAGACGGTCGCCGACGTGCTTAAGCTGTTGTTGAAGGAAGATACAATTCCGGAGCGCGCCGATCGCGGGCTGTTTATTATCGCACCGATCGTCGCATTTGTCCCAGCGTTTGCCGTCATCGCTGTCATCCCGTTTACGGAGAACCTCTACTTTAGCGACGTCGGCATCGGTTTGCTGTACTATTTTGCCCTGACTGGCATTACAGTAATCGGTATGCTGTCGGGCGGTTGGGCGTCTAACAACAACTATGCGCTGCTCGGGGCAATGCGCTCCGCGGCGCAGATGATTAGTTATGAAATCCCACTCATCTTATCGGTCGTCGGCATCATTATGGCCACCGGTTCGCTCAATTTAATCGATATCGTCGACGCCCAACAGAAAGTGTGGTTTATCTTACCGCAAATTGTCGGTTTCGTCGTTTTTCTCATCGCTTCCATCGCCGAACTGAGTCGGCTGCCGTTTGACTTACCCGAATCGGAATCAGAGCTCATTGCCGGCTATTTCGTCGAATACAGCGGCTTTCGCTGGGCGTTCTTCATGTTGGCGGAGTATGTGTACATTTTTGCGATGGCTTCTTTGACGACCGTTCTGTTCCTCGGGGGATGGCATCCGCCGTTCGCCGCGCTTAGCTTTATTCCGGGAATCCTTTGGTTCCTATTAAAGTTCTCTCTCATCGTCTTTTTCTTGTTCTGGATGCGCGCGACGTTGCCGCGGCTCAGAGTCGACCAGTTGATGGGCTTAGGTTGGAAAGTGCTTTTGCCGCTAGCGATCGCTAACATTTTTCTCTCTGCCCTACTCAAAGAAGTGCCGTGGATCCAGCAATTCTTTTAATTGGAGGTGATTTCATGCGCGGTCTTATTCAAGGTTTTTCGTTAACCCTAAAGCAAATGACGAAGAAAAAGGTCACTTACAGCTATCCGGACGAGCCGATCGAGATGCCGGACCGCTTTCGCGGGATCCAACACCTCGATCCGGAGAAATGCATCGTCTGTAATCAGTGTGTGCGCGTTTGTCCAACGGCGTGCATTCAACTCTCCGGCCGTGCGCACCCGGATCCGAACAAAAGAGGGAAAATATTGGAGACGTACGACATTAATTTTGAGATTTGTATTTTGTGCGATTTGTGTACGGAAGTGTGCCCGACTGAAGCGATCGTCATGACGAACAACTTCGAGTTGTCTGCGTACAGCCGCGATGAACTGTTCAAAGACCTCGAGTGGCTGCACGACAATAACACGAACGTCCGGAGTGAGAACAAAGTATGAATATCACTGGGGAACTTGTCGCGTTTATGATTATCGCCGTTTTTGTCATCGGCGGGGCCATCTTTATGATCAATATGACGAAGGTCGTGCACATGGTGTTTGCCGTCGCCTTGACACTCATCGGAATCGCCGGAATATTCGTCCTACTACACGCGGAGTTTTTGGCGGTCGTGCAAGTGCTTATCTACTCCGGCGCGATGACGATCTTGATGCTGTTCGGCATTATGTTGACGAAGCACCGGGACGAGGAACAGCCGAGTCGTGGCATACACAACG is a window from the Numidum massiliense genome containing:
- the nuoI gene encoding NADH-quinone oxidoreductase subunit NuoI is translated as MRGLIQGFSLTLKQMTKKKVTYSYPDEPIEMPDRFRGIQHLDPEKCIVCNQCVRVCPTACIQLSGRAHPDPNKRGKILETYDINFEICILCDLCTEVCPTEAIVMTNNFELSAYSRDELFKDLEWLHDNNTNVRSENKV
- the atpD gene encoding F0F1 ATP synthase subunit beta codes for the protein MSEGRVVEVKGPVVDIEFAGGQLPELNNAVRIVHKAASSSERDIDLTVEVAVHLGNNRVRCIAMASTDGIVRGMQAHDTGGAISVPVGEETLGRVFNVLGDPIDEAGPVQTESRHPIHRLAPDFVDLTTEDEVLETGIKVVDLLAPYAKGGKIGLFGGAGVGKTVLIQELINNIAQEHGGLSVFAGVGERTREGNDLYHEMRDSGVIDKTSMVFGQMNEPPGARMRVALTALTMAEYFRDEQNQDVLLFIDNIFRFTQAGSEVSALLGRMPSAVGYQPTLATEMGQLQERITSTRKGSVTSIQAIYVPADDYTDPAPATTFAHLDATTNLDRKLTEIGIYPAVDPLASTSRILTPAVVGEEHYRVARGVQEILQRYKELQDIIAILGMDELSDEDKQVVSRARKVQRFLSQPMHVAEQFTGQPGKYVPVKETVRSFKEVLEGKHDDLPEDAFYMVGTIEEARENAESNRR
- a CDS encoding NADH-quinone oxidoreductase subunit A gives rise to the protein MYANNHFMIAIFLLLGLVLPIVAWTLSRMLRPSNPTAAKRLTYESGVDPFQQSWLQFNIRYYMFALLFIVFDVEAVFLYPWAVAYNALRSDIGLFILIEMGIFVFLLVVGLIYAWKKKVLEWD
- a CDS encoding NADH-quinone oxidoreductase subunit J, whose amino-acid sequence is MTGELVAFMIIAVFVIGGAIFMINMTKVVHMVFAVALTLIGIAGIFVLLHAEFLAVVQVLIYSGAMTILMLFGIMLTKHRDEEQPSRGIHNVLSFFVVAAFFAFLMWGIYTTPFPAETADVSTFTVENIGTVLFKKYVIPFELTSVLLLVALVGAVILAKKEAD
- a CDS encoding F0F1 ATP synthase subunit epsilon; translation: MRTMQVDVVTPDHKVFSEQAEMVVAEAAEGEIGILPGHTPFVSTLKIGPVRIKMAEHEQIAAVSGGFIEVHNDHVTILAETAELPGDIDLERARAAKERAERRLERVRDDEIDFRRAELALHRAMNRINVANRR
- the atpF gene encoding F0F1 ATP synthase subunit B, producing the protein MPNIEWGTMLFTLVVFMILLALLKRYALGPLLGIMQKRQERVESELATAEKNRQESETLLAKQREELENVRHEAQGIVERATKTADTQARELLQAARQEADRLKTEAQNDIQREKERAISELRDQVGTLSVLLASKIIEKELDDAAQKALVDDYIKEVSDRL
- the atpA gene encoding F0F1 ATP synthase subunit alpha, which produces MSIRPEEISSLIKQQIANYESMIEVTEVGSVIHVGDGIARVHGLANVMAGELLEFPGGIMGMAQNLEEDNVGAIILGPYDNIREGDEVKRTGRIMEVPVGEALLGRVVNPLGQPLDGRGPIEASEYRPVESSAPGVIDRKSVHEPMQTGIKAIDALVPIGRGQRELIIGDRQTGKTTIAVDTILNQKGQDVICVYVAIGQKQSTVAGVVEKLRRHGALDYTIVVSATASDPAPLLYLAPYAGCAMGEYFMYNGKHVLCVYDDLSKQAAAYRELSLLLRRPPGREAYPGDVFYLHSRLLERAAKLSDEKGGGSLTALPFIETQAGDISAYIPTNVISITDGQIFLESDLFYSGQRPAVNAGLSVSRVGGDAQTKAMKKVAGPLKLELAQYRELKAFAQFGSDLDKATQARLNRGERVEEILKQGENEPLTVGRQVVSLYLAVNGHLDDIPVEDVGRFEKEWLTFLDQENPEIVKAIEASGKLEDEVTSNLEKAIALFKKGFAVSAS
- the atpG gene encoding ATP synthase F1 subunit gamma; this translates as MESMREIKRRIGSMQNTHKITKAMELVYAAKLRRAQEQAVSSRPYAEKMRDVIASITTNTDYSHPMLEKRSVKRTGYLVITSDRGLAGGYNANILRHVVQQIEERHASSDEYVLFVIGRKGVDFFKRRNYPVIETLIGLSDSPGFSDVKSIANRAVNMFADESFDELYIHYNAFQNAVTQIPTEKLLLPLADVSSERTAANYDYEPSEAEVLAALLPKYAETVIYSVLLEAKASEHGARMTAMGNASENADEMISTLTLQFNRARQAAITQEIAEITAGANAL
- a CDS encoding NuoB/complex I 20 kDa subunit family protein; translated protein: MGLNLEELSVEESAFVKRNVLMTRLEQIKGWARSNSMWPLQFGLACCAIEMMATSGAHYDFERFGVFFRGSPRQADVMIVAGTVTKKMGPVLRRLYDQMAEPKWVIAMGSCATAGGPYVKSYAVVKGVDQIVPVDVYIPGCPPNPAALIYGVNKLQEKIRYEAKTGKKVTSE
- the nuoH gene encoding NADH-quinone oxidoreductase subunit NuoH gives rise to the protein MSDLLTQPLSQANVTLMVLAATALLFIVLGFVTYAILFERKVLGWAQARRGPVRVGPWGMLQTVADVLKLLLKEDTIPERADRGLFIIAPIVAFVPAFAVIAVIPFTENLYFSDVGIGLLYYFALTGITVIGMLSGGWASNNNYALLGAMRSAAQMISYEIPLILSVVGIIMATGSLNLIDIVDAQQKVWFILPQIVGFVVFLIASIAELSRLPFDLPESESELIAGYFVEYSGFRWAFFMLAEYVYIFAMASLTTVLFLGGWHPPFAALSFIPGILWFLLKFSLIVFFLFWMRATLPRLRVDQLMGLGWKVLLPLAIANIFLSALLKEVPWIQQFF
- a CDS encoding NADH-quinone oxidoreductase subunit D: MVRTEEMLLNVGPQHPSTHGVLRIVIKIDGEIVREAKPVLGYLHRGTEKLAEDLTYTQIIPYTDRMDYLAGMTNNYAVCHAVETLMGLEIPERAEYLRIIVMELNRIASHCIWYGTFLLDLGATTPFIYAMRERETILQFFNELCGARITFNYMRVGGVKWDAPPGWIERVRDFLPIMKERVQEYEQLVTGNEIFLNRVRGVGKYTREDAINYALSGANLRAAGVKWDLRKDQPYSIYDRFEFDVPTAEEADCLSKYHCRMEEMRQSIRILEQALEQFPTSGPVMAKVPRVLRVPEGETYVGIESPRGELGCYIVSKGKASPWRIKWRRPSFSNLQILPKLLVGENVSNLVAILGSIDIVLGEVDG
- a CDS encoding F0F1 ATP synthase subunit delta, with protein sequence MRAVAKRYAAALYALAEEQGVVDAVQKELEVVSDTLERHSSYAYLLNHPHISVQEKKDMLLSVFSEMLSDISRHFLQLLVDKGRQEIIADVATEFAAIANEARGVFVGEAVSAVALSDTERSQLEAAFAAKVGKRVELRNVVEPTLKGGVLLRLGDKVYDGSVAGKLTRFKKQLRDVQVQ
- a CDS encoding NADH-quinone oxidoreductase subunit C, with translation MSGEREKQTDRTKVDEAATGASPLVNDASGEVTKKKTVTTAADDVTKEGKKDGARLEKGDAPLAKKEKNVGAAKAVSKENAATDERAVSKANDTTEEKAASKAKAAVTAKVAAKKKQAAKAKARPQRSAKAKKEEPPPEPSPKQPLLDDYLQKLKAELGTDIVEAATINRLNDHLPTIRVKREQWAVVAQLLHTDPFFDFDYLSDLTAYDEQDYLSVVAHLLSLSRKERLAVHVHTEREAAWVPSVTSVWAAANWNEREVYDLFGIDFRGHPNLTRIMMPDDWVGHPLRKDYEPLDEEV